A window of Nitrospirota bacterium genomic DNA:
GAGCGCGCGAATGCAGTCGTGGGGAACCGAGAACGCGGGGTGTGCCTGCTCTTGCGAAAGCGCAGCCATAAACGAGAGCAGGGCGTGTCTCCGTAGTGGGACTCTCAGATCATTATTCTTTGGAGGAAGTGCATGATTAAAAAACACAAGGTCATATTTCAGCCCGCGGGCAGGCGCGGCGAGATCGAGGAGGGCAAGACCATCCTCGAGGCAGCCCAGGCCCTGGGCGTTGATATCGAAGCGCTCTGCGGCAACAAGAAGGTCTGCGGAAAGTGCAAGGTTCGCATCGAGGAAGGCTACTTCGAGAAGGACAATATCGATTCGAGCATGTCTCACATCTCCCCTCCCGTGCCGTCGGCCGACGAGCTGAAGCATATCAAACCCCTGGACGGGCCGGGTATCAGACTGGCTTGCCAGAGCGAGATCCGGGGCGACTTGAAGATCTTTGTGCCCGAGCGTTCCCGCGCGGGGAAGCAGGTAGTCAGAAAAGCGGCCAAGGAACTCACGATCACGCTCGATCCGGCCGTGAAAAAATACAACGTCGAGCTTACTCCTCCAACGCTCCACGACATGACGACCGGGGACTGGGAGCGGGTCCTGAAGTTCCTTGAGGCCGACTACGGGCTCAA
This region includes:
- a CDS encoding 2Fe-2S iron-sulfur cluster-binding protein encodes the protein MIKKHKVIFQPAGRRGEIEEGKTILEAAQALGVDIEALCGNKKVCGKCKVRIEEGYFEKDNIDSSMSHISPPVPSADELKHIKPLDGPGIRLACQSEIRGDLKIFVPERSRAGKQVVRKAAKELTITLDPAVKKYNVELTPPTLHDMTTGDWERVLKFLEADYGL